The window ctCCAGCTATAAGTTGTAAATGAAACAAGTGAATTTCATATTAGAATTGGGTTTCATTCCCAAGACATCTCATTATAAATCTGTAGAGatccccaaatttaaaaaaatgctgaaaTCTAAAAGCAATTTGGTTTCAAATAAATGCAATATATAAATTCTTAGAGCCTCCTTGTTCCATTTAGGAGACAGTAATGTTCAGGAACCCAAAGCTGTACTTGTGCTCACTGATTCTAGGTTGTCTATGGAGATGGGACAGGGACagtgttgtgtgtgtacatgtattccGTTGCACCTGTATGTCTGTATCTTTACACATTTCCACGTCTCCCTATGTAGTCCTGACCTCGTGCTGATACGTCCAGTTCTGATCTAGTACCGCGGCCCGTGTAGTCCTCTCCGCCCCCATGTCTGTAACTCCCTTCCCTGGGACCAAGAGACACACTCGCACTGCTCAAAGtgtctttacttattttttcaattttagaCTGTACAGAAAATAGTTTCAGAATTGCTAATTTATTCCTCTGGGGGAAGAATCCACTGTTTAGATTTTGCAATTTATTtggagttaaaaaacaaacaactttgaCCCCAGGGATGTATTTCAAAGACTATGGTTAAAAGTTGCTTGGGTTGCCTCTCCCCAGAGCAACTGTCATACATTGGAAATGTAGTGCTATTAGCATCTCATGTTAGGATTGGCCTCCCACTTTATGTGTTTATGCTAATGTAATCTAAAAGTCAGAATTGTGCAACAGGGTGCATTCGGGCACCATGTACCCTCCTTCTTTTAGTTCCATCTGTTCCATTCACCTGCATATCATTTCCTGCCTGTTTATCATATCTGCCTGTCCACCCCCCTTACATAAGTTTCTGGGTCATCTTTTCTATATTCTTGCTCTTATTTCTTATAAAGTCAGCATACTGaggatgcttttttaaaaattgtgttgagCTATATAGTTCATAGACTGTAGCATTCACCTTTGTGCAAACACTACCACCGTTTCATTCTAGAATGCTGCCCCCACTCTGAACAGGACTCCTCCTGGTACCCCTTGGTAGTTATTCTCCACCCCCAGCTCCACCAGTCAGTCTCTGTAGGTTTGTCTTTTACGAATATTTCCTATAAGAGGAATCCTACAGTATGTAGCTATTCTGTACTTTGATTTATTGGCTTAACTGCAAATAACTTCCCCAGCTCATAGATGTCTCCCCCACTAAATCTACTCTCTCATAATCAATTAAATGAGCCAGTTTGAATTCTGTTTATCATATATAGGAATTTCCTGTCCtcaatttttaatgtatatgctAAATAGTTcatatttaaaagcattttaaaattaccttATGGAATCTGATAAAATCTTACTAAAACATATAAGTGCTCAATGGAAAGCATATCACTGAAAGAATAATAACACTCAATAGATAACTGAGGGGCCAGCTAAGTATTTTCTAGTAAATATGCACAACATGGGCTtgcgagatggctcagcttgtaaaggcacttgcctccaaacTGGGcagcctggatttgatccctggaacccacacagcgGGAGGAGAGAACTAGCATCTGAAATTTGTCCTGTGACCCACACGTGTGTGCTGTGGAGCACATgcctgtatatacacacacatacatacacacacacgaataaacaCAAGAACATAAGTAAACCGTAATTTTCTTAGtaccaccttttcttttttcttctttgtggttgtgtgcctgtgtggtgtgtgtggtatgtgtatgtggtctGTGGTATTTGAGGAGTATGTGGTGCATTGTGTAGTGTGTGCTATGGTGtgtggtgaatgtgtgtgtgtggtgtgtggtatatgtgtgtagtgtgtgtgctgtggtgtaTGTAGTTTGCATATTGTTTGGGGAATATAAggtatatgtgtgtagtgtgtggtgtatgtggtgtgtggtgtgatgtgttgtgcatgtgtgtagtgtgtgtgctgtggtatgtggtgtgtgtggtgtagtgtgtgGTGTATGAGGTAtggatttaaactcaggtcctcaggtagGTAAGCACTTTTGTCCACCAAGCCATGGCCACAGCCCCATCCCCCCTTTAGGCCCAAATTCTTTCATTAGGTctccctttccccttttcttttccttttatttatttatttatttatttatttatttatttatttatttatttatgagacagggtctcttggatCCCAAGATGGCCCCCACACTTGGCTTGTATTCAAGTCTGGCCTTTGAACTCctattcccctgcctctgtctcctgagttttaCTCTTTTCTATCATTCCGATGTAAACATTATAGCTTCATAGCACACACTGCAATGGTAACGTTTAAGAGCATAAGCACACACATTTGAAGACTACTCAGTTTTCTTGAGTCtcagcaaataaaaaaaacatttcacTTAGATCTTTGAGAGGAAAAATAGTGTGCTTTGTTTAAATAAGAATTCCTGTAGTAATATTAGATTTCCCAAGTTTTTACAGaatagattttctttctctcattaagATGCTTCTAATGTTGGGATGATTCATACACATACCCCTGCTCCTGCAAGATAGCCCTGACCTTGACCAATCTGCTTCCCTCTCTGCCCTGAGTCCCCTGGAAGCCCTGACCTTGACCAATCTGCTTCCCTCTCTGCCCTGAGCCCCCTGGAGGTAGCTGCGACTGTTGGAATTCTCCAGATGTCGCTGGCATTTCTCTGCTGTTCTCCCATATCTACTGTCAGAACCTTCTCTCCACCCATGCAGGGGTCAGTTGGGTACTTGCACTCTGCGCTCGCCCATACTTCCCTTACAAAGACCGTTCTGTGCTTTTTGTGTAAACTACTAACATTTTCCAAcggattttaaattttctttcctctAATTTTTGCTTGTGGTGTACCTTTGGAAAGACTTATTTTCAGTTTTACGTACCTGTGTGGATATGTACATGGGAGTgcaggtgcccctggaggccagaggcattggttcctgtggagctggagttccaggcagttgtgaattgCCAGATGTGGGTTCTAGGCAGCAAGTTCAGGCCCTGCCCTGGAGCAATATAtactcctaacccctgagccatctctccagccctagtggttttttttttttaacctatgatGTTTTGCAAACAGTTTCCCTGTTCTTTGACTGCCAGTTTTCCCCTATGCataaggtttttttaaaaattttttctttaaaaaatgatttattactTTGTGTGTGATAATGCAGGGATAGGGGAGGaggcatgccatggcacacatgtggaggtcagaggacaacttattgAGTCAACTTTTGCCTTCCACCTTTgtctgggtcctggggattgaacttgttGGTTAGGCTTTACATCATTGGGTGGCAGAGGCCTTACCCACAGAAACATCTCACTGGCTCCAGGTTTCTTATTTATATGTAATCAAATGCATCTGTATTTTATTGTGCTGGGTTTGAGTCAACATACTCATGTTTCCTGCAAGTGTGCATATATAGTTGATCCTCATTGTTTACAGATTCAGTGTTGTGAATTTGCCTCCTCATAATCACCAAATTAACATTCTTGGAACTTTCTGGTCATTTTCAGACATGTACTCTGCCCTCCAAGTGCCTCCAGTGTTGAGCTGGCCAGAGGCTCCCAGCACCGGTCTCCTCAGATGAAGACTTCATTATGTAGGCAGATTGATTGTGTCACTGGCCACAGGGAGTCACTAACTTTCAGGCCCTTTCTCCTCTCCGGAGGTAGAGGCGTGAGTCCCAGTCCTGTTAGTTAGCATACCTTAGTCCCCATCTTGAAGCTATCTGGGGCTCCCAGCCATTAGTCCTCTTATCAAACTAAGGATTCTTTCATCACTGTGAAGAGTCCAAGGGCTTCTGGAGCTTTATCTTAGAAAAAAAGGGGCAAACCCCaaatctgtgttttgttttgttttgttttgtttttcagtaacaATAACTTTATTTTCTAACAGGGAATTTTCCCACTGCTTCAGTATTTTCCTCTCAGAAAACACAAGTTTTAGAACTGGATCACCTGGCCCTTTCTCTTCTTGTCTCCTCCCAGTTCAAAATGCTTGCACCTCTTAATGGCCAGCATCCTCTTGGATCTGCAGTTGGGCTCGACACACTCAAGCCTGAGCACAATCTTCTTTGTGGTTTTGGCCTTCTTTCGGAAAATTGGCTTTGTCTGCCCACCGTAACCACTCTGCTTCCGATCGTAGTGCCGCTTTCCTTGGGCGTACAGGGAATCCTTGCCCTTCTTATACTGGGTCACTTTGTGAGGCTGATGCTTGCCACATTTCTTACAGAAAGTCCTCCAGGTTTTAGGTACGTTGACCATCTTTGCAGTAGAGGTGTCTATGCGATGAAAACGAGAGACCCGGCGTCCGAGATCGCCGCTTCAACCACACGAGCCGAACAGGAAAGGGCCGAGCTGAGCGGAAGTCCCAAATCTCTGTTTTATCCTCTCCCGCTTTTGTAATTTCTGTATGATTGTTGGAGACTAGTCTGTGTCATGTGTCTACTATGTCAGTGGGGACTTGTTACCCTTGTTGGACTTCACACTCTCCTGTTTTCAGGGATGCCATCCCTCCAGTAACACGTGTCTGCGAGTGGTTTGGGGGTGTTAAGACTTCCAAATGGGGTCTAGTTCCCAGAAGAAGGGAGATTAGGTATCAGGCAGTCAGGAGCAGCTGTTTACCGAAGTATCTGGGTAAAGCTTATTGGGTAGGCTTGAGTTGAGTTAGTAAATGGGTAAATTGTGGTATTTCTGAGAAAGGAAAGGTCCTGaaggatttggggggggggggcgggattcCTTTCTGCTTGTTTTCCATCGACTTTGGCAGTAGCTGACTGTTTCAGGACTGCTTACTCTAGCTTTATGGGCTTCAGTCATCCTTGCTGGGGGGAAGTGACGTCAAGAAAGGGCTGAGTGTGAGGGAAACTAAGCAGAGGGCCCTGCTGCCTGCAGCTTTTGTCTTGCCTACCAAGACACATAAAAGGCCTTCCTCTTGACTCAAGGGGCAATGTGTCATTCTTACATAACACATAAAACATGTATCCGATTGCATACTTGAACCACAGGAGTTTGGTTCTTCTTGTTAGTATTTGTCTAAAGTTACAGCATGTAAAAACTCTTTATCCTGCTTTCGAAGCTTGCCAatacgggaaaaaaaaaaaaaagatattaaggAACGTTTCCTTTTGGAGGCTGGAGCGTTTTTCCTCTCTAGCTCTTATTTAAAGAGAATATGTAATTTAGATGTTTGAGTAAGAATCAGGGAAGTGGCCAAAGCCTTTTCAATAGACTGCCTGAAATACACGACTGTTTCCATCAGTGAGAACTCATACAGGGCACAGTAACCTTGGCTTCCCACACCGCTCTCTGCTAAAGTTCCTCTCAGGATGAGTTCCCTCTCCTGGGTatcccttttctcctctctccaggCTCTCTCCTGCGTCAGAAAGGATACAGAACGATATGTCCAAGTCACAGGAGTGTTAGACTCTCCCCAtcctttttaattgaatttttctcCACTCGGGAGCGTTGAAACTGAGCTCACTCTCTTTGTCCTCTCGTCAGACAAGTGACATCCTTGGCAGAGCTGTGTTGGGCTTTGGACGTTGGGTTTTTCTAGCCGTTGTCCGCTGTTTGCAGTCTTTCTAGACGGTGCGCTGGTTGTTATGGTGCCTCCACATCCCACAGCTCAGCAGCAGCCATCTTGGAACTGAGATGCTCCTTCCTGTAGACATCTTCACCTCTGAATCTGTCCCACTGTCCGTGCGGTGCCCATTTCCTTAATAGTGCCGGAACCGCCCGGGGAGCTTCCCCAGCTTCCTCCCAGTCTGGTGAATGCTCCCACTGAGCTCAATACTTCACAGCGGACTCGGTGGGAGGTATCAGAGCCTGGCTGGTTGTATCCTTCCACCGCTCCTTGTCTCACCCGTGGGCCCTAGTTACTGTGCTGAGGCAGTAGGACAGCTGCAACCTCACCTCTTCTTGAACTGTGATCAACTGCAGGGGACATTATTGCAGGTAGAGGAAAGCATGCTTAGATTTTTGTTTCATAGGGTTTAAAGTTTCTATTAAGTAAAAGGTCTCTATATCCCTGTGCTGTTTATGAGAAGGAAGTAACCACTGGTAAGAAAGAATCAGTATATGTTTAAGTGCAGATATTTCTCATTGGTAACTCACAGCTTGCTTAGAGATGTTAAAGGTCTTGATGAGACTATGCTGCCTGGAGACCAAGCCCAGACCAGCCGACAGGAGGAATCCATTCTTGCTGCTGCTTGCTGCTTTCAGGCCCCTGCACCTTAGGGATAGAAGGAGCTAAACCACTAGGGGGCGCTTTTTAACAAAAAATGTTATGCCTTCCATCCCTGCTACTACTGAGACATTGTGACCTGCTCAGTGGCAAAGCATTGTCAGTGACAAGAGCTGGTGGCAGTTCCTGAAACCTAAGAAAGATTTCAactaagagagaaaggaagaaatgaagggaaaggagggaaaagaagtatgagggcagaagaagagaaaataGCCAAGAGTTGTGCAGGAAGTAATGACATGTAGTAGCGCCCGCAGGAGTGTGGTGTCAGTACCATCTGTGGCTTGCAGCTGGCTTGGCTCTTAGTTTATCGATTCACCCACACCTGTGTAATGagagtcagggtttctattgagATACCGTGGTGGACAGGATGCTGTTCCCAGCCTCTCAGACTTTACAGGTTAAGGGATTGTTAAAAGctgaacttaaaaaaatgttGATGTCCTTCCTCATCGATTATGTTAAATAATATAGAAGAGAAAACTCCTTTGTTTTGGGTTGCTTCATATTCTCCATTCcattctcttaccagaaaaaacaaacaaaacaaaacaggctatTAAAAAGCAATCTTGTTGACTTGCGTGGGATATTGGCTCTTGGAGGGCAGGTATTGTTTCA is drawn from Peromyscus eremicus chromosome 14, PerEre_H2_v1, whole genome shotgun sequence and contains these coding sequences:
- the LOC131924635 gene encoding large ribosomal subunit protein eL42-like → MVNVPKTWRTFCKKCGKHQPHKVTQYKKGKDSLYAQGKRHYDRKQSGYGGQTKPIFRKKAKTTKKIVLRLECVEPNCRSKRMLAIKRCKHFELGGDKKRKGQVIQF